In the Pontibacillus sp. HMF3514 genome, ACAAGCTAATCGGAGAAATGAATTACATGGTAAACCCAGGCCATCTCTATAAAAATGAGGAAAAAACAGCTTGGATTGGGATTAACATTGGTGAATTAGAAGGGCGCGGAAAAGGAGTAGGGTATGATGCGATCCTATACATAGAAGAACAGATCAAAAAAGCAGGAATTAACCGAGTTGAACTAGGTGTTTTTGAGTTCAATGAACAGGCGCATAAGCTCTATCAAAAGCTTGGTTATAAGGAAATAACACGGATCGCTGACCTAACGTTTTGGAATGGTAAGATGTGGTGTGATATTCGGATGGAGAAGTATTTGTAGATGAAGATAGGGGGTGAATGAGAAAAAAGTTCTTTTGGGCGCTTTGCATCCAATTGATTTTGTTGATTGGAACGCTGTGGGGAATTGAGGTCACCAATGAACAAAAACTGCAAAAAGTAAAGGCAGAAGCACGTGCAATTCAAGCATTATATGAACAGGTTGATCAAACCATCAGTACCATCCATTCTTATGAAGCAACCAGAAGTAGCTGATCTGACCGAAGCAGAAACTGTACAAAAAGTACTAAAGAAAATGGAATACCTGTTGTTCAATCTGCTGAGTTTTTTGAAGAAAAGGATAGATAGGTTATAAAGGTTCTACTCAAACTAGCTGAAGAGGAATCTGTTTATAAGCTATCAATTAAAGATCAATAATTTTGGGTAGTAAAAGACGCAACTTGAAAGTAGGAGCGTCTTTTTTTGTGTCTTAAATTTAGTTATCTTGAAATCAAGTATTCCGTTAAAGGGCCATTATGTTGAAGACTTGGATTCGAGATAATGCATGTTTATATGATTAACCCTTAAAGAAATATAGTAAAGTGTTCACATCTTATTTTTATTATCAATAGAAAATGCAAGGGTCATCTCCTTTTGCAGAGTAACCTCAAATCGAACTGGGAAGACCTTATTCAAATTAAAGTCTATATTTACTTACCTCAAATTCCGCTCCCTTAGGTTATTTTCACCAGAAAAGCAACTGCATTTTAAAACTTTTTCACAACTCCTATTAGATTTCCATAGTACTAAAGAACAGAAAGAACGGGGATTAATATTCAGAAAATTGTTGACATTATAAATCGGTTTTTATATTATATAACCATTCGGTTATGTATAATTTTGGGAGGTGTTTAGAACGACCAAGAATATTTACCGTGCTCTAGCGGATTCAACAAGACGAGAAATCCTTAATCTTTTATCAAAAGGAGAACAGACACAATCAGATATTGTGAAAGAATTTAATATTTCGCAACCTGCTATTAATAAACAACTCAAAATCCTTAAAGAAGAAGGATTTATACATGTAAGGAAATCGGGACGATACCGTTATTATTCTTTAGAAAGGGAGACATTTGAAGTTGCTTATCGCCAGATGGTTGGTGAAATCGGTACAATGTTAGATCAAACATTGATGGACTTAAAACATTATGTAGAAAATAAGGAGGAAGATGATGATTAAATCAAAAAACGTTAAGCGAAGCATTTGGATTGATAGCTCACTTAAGAAAGTATGGAAAGCTTTAACTGAAGAAAAAGAGTTATTACGCTGGTACACCTGGGACTGTGAGATTAATTTTAGTGAGGGTGGTACAGGAAATTATAACCATGGCTGGGGTGCTTGGACCTCTGGAATATTTGAAGAAATTGTTGAATTTGAAAAATTTGTTCTGCGTACGGGTGTACATGAAAGAACAATCACAACATTGACTCCTGAAAAAAGTGGAGTTCGTGTCACGATTGAATATGAAGTTCCAAGTTTGGAAAATGAACCAGGTATAAAAGAAAATATGGCATTTGGCACGTATCAATTTATGACAAATTTAAAGAGTGTTCTTGAGAAAGAGGAAGATTTAAGACCAGTGTTTTGGAAGTCATGGATTGGCATACAACATACTACTTCAAAATTAGAAAGCACGAAAGAACTAGGGTCTGTTGTTATTAGTGTTAAAGAAGGAACTCCTGCAGAACAAGCAGGGTTAGAAGTAGGTGATATTATTACTACTGTTAATGGCGAACAAATTGGAACATTTGACGATCTGGAATACTTATTAACGACCACAGAAGTTAATAGTTATTTATCACTTACCGTAGAACGAAATGAAAGTGTAAAGGAACTCCGCAGTATGACTGTACGGTATCCAGTAGATTACCGAACAAAAGTTGAGTGGTAAATATATTTTCTAAATAAAAGGGAGTTTTATGGATGGAACAAACAATATTAGATGAGTTTAAAAAGTTTTTAGTAGAGTACAGGGCATCTTGGAATAGTTCAAATTCAGAAAGGATGTCAGCACATCAATCAAAGGATTTAGAAGTTAGATGGGCTAATCCTGATGCAGTTGTTTCAGATTGGGGCAACGAAGAGGCTAAACAAGGTTGGGTTCAAGCGTACAAGCAGTATCAAGGAAGAAACCCTAAGTGGATATTTGAAGATGTACTGATAGATATCAATAAGCAAAAAGAAGGTGTAGCTGTATTTTGGGTGAGGTTTAAACTTGATGGAGAAATGACTGATGTAAAATTACTTTTTGTAGAAACTTTCCGTAAAGAAAATAATGAATGGAAGAAAATTAGAGAGTACGTTGAAAATAGCTTTACTAACTAGTCATTTAAATTTAATACCCAATTATATGTTTGTTATATTAAACTAATTAGTGCTTTCCTTGTTCAAAAAACTAGTATAGAAAGTTGAAAAAACAAATTTATCTCGAATTCAAGTCTTCTGGTTAAGGGCGCGTTTATTTAAAAACGCGTCTATTTTGATGAATGTAAATGGTGTTTATTAACTTGAATTAAGTAACTTATTATTAAAGGTATTTGGACAAATTTGGAGAATTTAAAAGTAATGAAATATGGAAATCTTTACATAAAAATTATATGTAAATTCACAAGACTGGAGTGGGTGTATGGAAAAAGAAGTGAAGTTCAATAAGTATTGTAAAGAAGAATTAACTATAAATGAATTACAAGAATTCATGGAGATAGGGTATCTCTCTTCAAAGGAATTAGTAATGTATTATTTAGATCGAATAGCAAGTTATGATCAGGATGGTAGATGTTTAAACTCAATTCTTGAAGTGAATCCGGATTCAATTTTTATTGCAGAATCATTAGATCATGAAAGAAAAGTAAAAGGAATTCGAGGTCCTTTACATGGGATCCCAGTACTACTGAAAGATAATATAGATACCGCCGACTCTATGCATACAAGTGCTGGTACATTAGCTTTAGAAAATAACATCAGTACTAAAGATGCCTTTCTAGTTGAAAGGCTGCGTGAAGCAGGTGCAGTTATTTTAGGTAAAACAAACATGACAGAGTTAGCGAATGGAATGGCTAGTGATATGTGGGCTGGATATAGCTCAAGAGGCGGACAGGTTTTGAACCCTTATGGCGATCCTAACCTTTTTGTTGGCGGATCGAGTTCAGGTTCTGCAGTAGCCGTTGCAGCTAATTTTACAGTGTTATCAATAGGAACTGAAACGGATGCTTCTATTTTGAGTCCAGCTATACAGAATTCTGTAGTAGGAATTAAACCAACAGTTGGTTTAGTGAGTAGATCAGGGATCATCCCTTTCACCTATTCCCAAGATACTGCCGGACCTTTTGCGAGAACTGTTACAGATGCAGCTTTACTACTTGAAACTCTAGTAGGGTATGATCAACGTGATACTGCCACACATAAGTCTTTCGATAGGTGTGATATTGATTACTCAAGTCATCTAGATAAAAAAGGCTTAGAAGGAGCAAGAATAGGTGTTTTTAGAAATGCTTCAGATAAATTTTATCAGTCAGGAGAATACAGCGAGGATTTATTTTTACAAGCAATTCATAACCTAAATGATCAAGGAGCTAATATCATAGATAATATTGAAATCCCTTCATTCAACAGAGAATGGAAATTGGGAGTTGGTTTATATGAATTAAAACATAGTTTAGACAATTACCTTTCACAACTTCCTCCACAATCACCTGTACATTCAATTTCCCAATTGATTCAGTTTAATAATAAGATAGAGAAGAGAGCCTTGAAGTATGGACAAAATAAACTGGAGCAAAGAGAAAAGTTACAAAACACTTTACGAAGTCCTGAATACTTAAAAGCAAAAATAGATGATTTATATTTTTCACAAGAAAAAGGTATTGATTACACATTAGAAAAATATAATTTAGATGCAATTTTATTCCCATCGTATGTAGGATCAACGATTTGTGCAAAGGCTGGTTATCCAACTATTGCAGTTCCAGCTGGATATATGGAAAATGGAAGGCCTTTTGGAGTTACATTTGCAGGAACAGCATTTAGTGAAGGAACATTAATTAAGGTTGCTTATGCATTTGAACAAGCAACAAAGGCAAGAAAAGCACCCTGTGTAGATAACTTCGAAACTGTATAATGGTATGTCTCTTGTTTAATAGAAGGAGATTTATTTGAATTATCTCGAATTCAAATATTCAGCAATCGGGCGCGTTTGTTTAATAACACATTTTAGTAAAAGGGACGATTGCTCAATATCAGCAATCGCCTTTTAGTTTGCTAAAAGAAGGGTTCTCTTTTTGGGTATAGAAATAATCACTAAGCATTTTTTTTATAATGAAACTGAAAGGAATTTTTAATGAATAAGATTACTTGGGAAAAAGACAAACTTTGGCAAGGTTGTATATTAGCATCGATTGCTCATGCAATAAATGTCGCCCATTATCCTGATACAGCTAACGAACACTCTTGGGATGGATTTAATTACAATGTACAGGATAGTGCTGGTTCAAGAGGAACAATCACCTTTCATCCCAACTACGTGGTTTGTGCATTTCGTAACAATGAAAGTGAGAGAATAAAGGAATTTAAAGATGCTCTAGTATACTTTACGGATGCACCTAAAGAAGTAAAAACATTAGCTTTGAATGAAACGCTTCAATATTTATTAGATGACATTGAGGGGAGTATCATACCGGTTATTACAACTGCTTTTTGGGGAGATGGAGATGACCTTTATTCATCAGATAAAGAAGAAGAGTTAAAAGAAAATGGAGGATTTCTTTTAGAAACACAAACAAGGGATATAAAAATTTCTATTGATAAATGGAAAAAGGAATTTGAAATGTCAGTTTCTCAGATAAATCTAATTATGTCCATTTTTAACCGAAAGTTAAAAAGTCCTTCAGAAAATATTTATTTAACTAATGAGGAGATAAACATTATTGGAACAGATGATGAAGAAGGATTAAATGAAAGTAAGATTTCTTTTAGTGAGTTTGGTGTCCTATGGGGAGATTAAAAAGTTCTCTTTGTTAAAGCAGGGTATTTTTTTGGAATATATATAACTTATAAACGGTTAAATGTTCAAAAGGGGTTAAAGAGACTATGTTAAAAGATAGCCTAATTGAACTAGCAGAGAGCAAAGAAATAATTCATGTGATTGTAGCATCAACAGATGGAGACCGTATTGAATCATATGGGGATATAAATAAATTAAAATATAACTCTATAGGCATTTAAATCAGAGTCTTGATGGAATGATGATGCCTCGAACGTGGGGACAAGGAATCGTGAATGGAGTTATATGTAAACCACAAAGTCATGTTTTAATTGGATTGTTCTACCATAAATCACAAGACGCTGTATCAGAGTTTAGGTTTACAAAAGATTTAAATAATCATATAAATAAAATCTGGAACACTTAATAATTTTAAAGAGCCGCTTGGAATATCTCGAAATCAAGTCTTCAGCATAAGGGCGCTTTTCTGTAGTAATATTATCGTCAAACAAATTTTAGAAATAGGAGGTCATTTTCTTGGAACTACCAAAGTTTAAATATAATCCTGATCCAGTTTTGTTAAAGGTTTTTGAAAGAGAGAAAACTTTATGCCCTGCTTGTAAAAAGAGCAGTGAATATTCATATGTTGGACCTTTTTATTCTGTAGAGGAAGTTGAAGGAATTTGTCCTTGGTGTATTAAAGATGGAACTGCAGCCAAGTTGTTTGATGGAGAGTTTCAAGATGTAGAGGGCTGCGAAGATGTGAGTAATGAAGAGTACATTAATGAGCTAATATTTAGAACTCCTGGATACTTAGGTTGGCAACAAGAATATTGGTTAAGCCATTGTGGAGATTTCTGTGCAATTAAGAATTATGTTGGCTGGGAAGATGTTAAAGACTTAGAAGAAGAACTTTATGGAGATATTAAAAGAATTTGTGATGAACTTCAAATTACTGAAGAAGTATTTAAGAAAAGTTTAATTAATGGTGGAGATCATCAGGGTTATCTTTTTCAATGTATTAAATGTGGGAAGTATCGATTACATAGTGATTTATCATAAATACAATATGTTTTTATTGGAAAAATAGTAAAGTTATCTTGGATTCAAGACTTCCACAAACGGGCGCGTTTGTTTAAATAGGGTCATATTAACAGGATGCTGGAAAAATAATTGTTTTAGTCGATATACTAACTATGCAGTTACCTTGAGAAGTTAAATGGAAAAATCTATAGTAAACTTAGCTGACAAAGAGGTGTTCGTTTTGAAGTTACTAAAATTTATGTTTGGGGATATGAATAAAAGAAACTTATTTACTAAGGGTTTGTACATATTTTTAATATTATATTATTTTGGAGCGTTAGTTTGGAATTTGTATATTTTAATAGATGGAGAAAATTATCAGAATCCACCTAATTTGATCTTATTTATTCTGGTATTATTAATTGGGCCATTAGGTGTTCGGGCAGTGTATAAGAAGTTTAATAATATATTTTAAATTGGGATAATAGGCTATTAATTAATCCTTTACTGCTATTATCTCGAAATCATGTCTTCAGCAATAGGGCGCGTTTATAGAATAACGTGTCTTTTTTGTTTGTTTTTTATAGACTAAGAAGGAAATCCAAAGAAATATATTGAACTTAATTTTATGACTCAACTGAAATATAAGATCTTAAATAAAGATTAATGAAGGAGTATATATGAAAAAGATATTGTTGATAGTACTTTTTATATGTCTGCTGGTGAGTATTACTCTTAATGTGATATTTGTTTCAAATAAAAATTCCTATGATGATTATTTAGGGAATCAAGTTGCCAATAGAGTTGCTGTTATAGTGGACAGCAGCTTTGAAAATAAAGCGATACTTAACAAAATAATAAAGAACAAAAGCATAAATAAGATTGAATCACATCAGTTGTATTTAAATTTCGGTACTTTAGTTAGAGAACTACAAGAGTTAAAATCTTTAAATATGTATTTAGACGAAGTTGATCTAGAACATAATAAGTTTTTAAAGATTATTAGCGAAAATGGTGATCATTTTATGGTCCAGTACAGATCTATGGAAAAAGAACATATCGAAAATAAGAATATAAACAAGGAGGATTTAGATTCCTATAGAAAAGTTTTAGATTTAATGAATAGATATACTGATATCGCCGAAAGCACAATAACAGGTATTGGAGAAAAAGGTAGGAATCAGGCTTATAATCAAAATAGAGAATATGTTTTCACTTCTGGTGAGTGGGCTCAATTTATAAAAGAGCTGCATGATAAAACTCATGCTGAATCCTCACCTTTTTAAAACGGTTATAATCACGAAATTTTAGAAATTATCTTGATTTCAAGTCTTCAGCTTTTGGGCGCAAACCTGGAATAAAGGTTGTGCCCTTTATTTTTTTCTTAATCATATAATTACGGGTTATTATTTGGTAACTTATGTTAAAATTTTAATTAGATTGTGAAGAAGTACACTTAAACTAACGCGGCAGAAGAGTTGAAAAAGTGAAGTTAGTGTTTAAGGAGCTGAAGTAAGCGAGTGAGCTATGAAAAGGACATTCAAAAGCAATTTTATAAAATTTATAAAGAGCTAATTACCGTTTCGGAATTCGAAGAATGGCTTTATAATACACCAGAAATAGAAAAGGTTTATGGTCATGACTTTTACTTTAACCTACTTGATTTGAATTATAGAAGTAGGCACATTAAAAACGAATTAGAGAAAGTTATTGAAATTAAAATTCCATTTGGTGAGTTTGAACAAATGAGGATTGTTTCATTATTAGAAAATATAATTTATGAAAAAGGTGATTTAGTAGAGGTTTTAGAGCAGGTATATGACGATTATTGCAAAGGATATTCATTTCTTCGATATTTAGGACTTAATTATATTACTGGAATTGATAATCTTCCTAAAAAGAGAGAGATGTTAAAGAATATTAAACCTAAGATAGTTAATGAAGCAAGGAGATTGTTATCATTTTTTCAGCATGGGCTGTTAAAAATAACTGATGAAAATGAATATGACGATTATCGTACAGAAAAAGAGAAGGTAGAAATAAATAATATTGAAAAAATGTTTAATGACTAAATCGTTGTTGAGCTAACGGGTGCTTTAGTAGAAGATCATATTTGTTTTATCTCGAAATCAAGTCTTCTGCTTTAGGGCGCCAACCTTGAATAGTATTTGCGTCTTTTATTATTGGGCAGGTTAGTTGAATAAGAGGTGAAAAAACGGGAGTGAGATGATGGTTAAAAAGAGTATTTTATTTATCCTGATAGCCCTATTTTTAACAGGATGTAATGAATTGGAAAACTATAAAAAAGATGCATTGGAGTTATGGAAGAATGGAGCAGGAGATAAATATTCTATCCATATGTTCAGGGGCAATGGTTCCAATTCTAAGGAATCTGAAAGAATTATAACATTGAACAAGTATGAGAAATTTGATGCAATTTATTCACATCGATATATTGAGGATGATACCAGTATAGGAGCTAACGATATAGACTACTTAAAAGCCTGGGGTGAGAAAGAGTACCCGTTTTATCTCATAGTATCTAAAGGCGGGATTGCTTTAAAAACTACTTCTGTTAATGATATTGAAGAATTTTTTGAGAAAAATGGTGGTCAACTAAAAGGAGATAGAGAGTAGTGATGCGGTTCTAATTGTGCTAACGGGTGCGTTAGTTGAAGGTCATATTTGCAATTTATCTCGAATTCAATTATTCAGCAATAGGGCGCGTTTCTTTAATAACGCGTCTTTTAATATGGGGGGATATATTGCAAAAACTATTGCCTATGGTATCTTGTTTTGAAATAATTGGAACCAGGTGATTATTTCTTAATTGGGGGTATTAAGGTTGGTAAGTAAAATTGAAACTTATGAAAAAGAAGCGCAAAAGTTTAATCCCTTGAATCATTTTACTATACGCATTAAAGAGATGGAGAATACATCGAATTATGGTGCAGAGGTTGCATCTAAATGGAAAAAAGTTTTGAATCATTTAGATATGACTTACCCAGTAGTTCATCCAATTGGTAAAGAGACTTTTTCTATATATGCAGAGTTCCCGAACGGTATATTTGAATATGCTATGGATATAGATGGTGCTACTTCACTTATCAACGAAAAAAGCATTAAGGCATTAAATTATTCTCCATCCAGTATTATTGAGTCAGTGGATTCAGGTAATATAAATAGAGATCCAAATCAAATAAGGCCTAATCACAAGAACCCAGTAATGGTTTTACAGAGTCATTATCTGACTAATAACAAACCTTATTGTATCAATGGAAACCATCGTATATTTGAATCATATCGAAATGATGATGATCAAATAGAAGTTTACTTTTTCAATGATTTGGAGTTTGTACCATTCTTTTACGATACTTTAAGTAAAGCAACTTACTTTCTTGAAATTGATTACTATAATGTGGTTGCTCCTAACAATAGCTTTATACAGCGAGGAAAAGCTGCATACGTAGATGAGTTAAAAGAGATGTAATTCTGGGTATATTTTATAGCTTTATCTCGAATTCAAGTAATCCACAAACGGGCGCGATTCTTTAATAAGAATTAGCGTTTTTTTGTATTTTCAGAAACGTGAAGGAAGAAGAATTCACTTCCTAATCTAATTGGGTAATTATGTTAAAATGGAGAAGCATTGTGGAATGATGATCTTAAACTAACGAAGCCGGTTAGTTCAATCGGTTTTATTAGTTATTTATTTATGGAAGTAATAGGATATTGGAAGTCCGATGTAAAAACAATTAACTGGGTTAAATAGTAGAGGAGGAACATAATGAACAAATTTAGTTTGTTTAGTAAATTCACGGTACAAGAAGGCGAACGTGACACAATGATAGATATTTTGTTGGAAGCAGCAGAATCAATGAAGAATCTTGATGAATGTGAGATATATCTCGTAAATATTTCTGAAAGTGAACCAAATTCTGTTTATGTTTATGAAGTTTGGAGTAGTGAAAATGCTCATCAAGCTTCTCTAAGTCTTGAAGCTACACAAACACTAATAGGGCGTGCAAAACCAATCATTACTGGAATGGAAAGAATCAACACCCTAAAAACAAATGGTGGGAAGGGCATTTTATAGAATTCTTATTAAGCTAAAGGGTGGCTATTGTTTAAAAATAATTTGATAATTATCTCGAAATCAAGTCTTCATGATTCGGGCGCTAAACTGGAATAATAAGTAAATTAACAGACCGCAAAATATGCAAAGTTTTATACAAAACACTTATATTATACGGTCTGTTTTATATAAAAGAAACATACTTCCATTCATACATAACTTGCAGATACAAGTTCAGTCCATCCTTTGGGTGTTTATGTTAAAGTTGGAAATGTATTTCTGTAGATAAGCTCATAATAACGAGGGGGGGGGGAGATTTTTTGAATAGAAAATCACTTATTATAGTATCTTCAATAATAATTATGATTGGCTTTTTTATTATTAATAGTAGTCTTAAGTATTTGTATAACCCTTTCACCTATCCTGATGGACTCATTTCAGAATATGATGATTACTCATATAGGACATTTAAAAAACCAATCGTACTAATTATTAGGAAGTTTGATTTAACCGAAGACGAGACAACTTTATATAGTGTAAAAGACATAGATACAGTTAAAAATATTTTAGAACAATTTGATAATGCTGAAAAGTTATCATCGGTGGATCACTATCCTTTCGAAAGTAGAGAAGAAGCTGGTGCGAGATATGATGTTAGTGTGCTACAACGTGACAAGGGACACCTTATCCCTTTTTCTTTCTTTGAGAACTCCCATATGTTTGACTTATCACCAACACTCTATTATAAGCTGGATGAAAACTTTAAGGAAGATTTATTAAATATTGCCTCTAAGAAAAATAAAGTAGAAGTAGAAACACTAAACGAATTATTCAATTAAAAGGTGTATTTGCTGAATTCAAAATATGAAATATTTTGAATTCAAGTCTTCCGGTTTTGGGCGCTTTTCTGTAGTAATATTATCGTCAAACAAATTTTAGAAATAGGAGGTCATTTTCTTGGAACTACCAAAGTTTAAATATAATCCTGATCCAGTTTTGTTAAAGGTTTTTGAAAGAGAGAAAACATTATGCCCTGCTTGTAAAAAGAGCAGTGAATATTCATATGTTGGACCTTTTTATTCTGTAGAGGAAGTTGAAGGAATTTGTCCTTGGTGTATTAAAGATGGAACTGCAGCCAAGTTGTTTGATGGAGAGTTTCAAGATGTAGAGGGCTGCGAAGATGTGAGTAATGAAGAGTACATTAATGAGCTAATATTTAGAACTCCTGGATACATAGGTTGGCAACAAGAATATTGGTTAAGCCATTGTGGAGATTTCTGTGCAATTAAGAATTATGTTGGCTGGGAAGATGTTAAAGACTTAGAAGAAGAACTTTATGGAGATATTAAAAGAATTTGTGATGAACTTCAAATTACTGAAGAAGTATTTAAGAAAAGTTTAACTAATGGTGGAGATCATCAGGGTTATCTTTTTCAATGTGTTAAATGCGGGAAGTATCGATTACATAGTGATTTATCATAGATACAAAATGTTTTTATTGGAAAAGTAGTAAAGTTATCTTGAATTCAAGTAATCCACAAACGGGCGCTTTCCTAGAATAAGGAGAGGCCTTTTTCTTTGTCTTGATCGTAGTCTGTTAACTGGATATTTGTGTTAAAATCTGAATTAGATTATCTTAAACTAACGAAGCAGGATAGTGAAACAAGAGAGGGTGATGGTTTGGTTTTAATTCTTTTGATCATAATTCTTATTTTACTAATAAGTTGTTTGGGAGTTTTAATTGATAACAATAGAAAAATCACTAAGATAGCAAATAAAATGGATATATTTGATATTGAAGATAAAAAAGTGCCTGATGAAAATATAGAAAACGAACTGGAAGAATTTATCGGAAGGTAAATAATACATACCTAACGGATGTAATAGTGGAAGATTCTATTTATAAATTATCTTGAAATCAAGTGTTCATTAAACGGGCGCGATTCTTTAATAAGAATTTGCGTCTTTTTTTGTATTTTTTAGAATGTCCTACATCCTAAATGGATATTTATGTTAATGTATTTAGGGGGGAGGCGATGATTTGCAAAAAATAATTTCCATTTCATCTTTAATTCTTTTGCTAATTATGATTACTGCCTGTACTGGTAATAAAGACGATTTTGTACATATCTATTCAGGACTTTTACCTGATGAAGATGATAAATACTCTCTACAAGTTGCCGGAAAAGAAATAAATATAGCGATGCTACACCAAAATGATATTTCTAATGTGAACCCTATAATAAACACTGAATCTCATGAAGAATTAAATAACTTGTACCCTAAATTAAAATTGAAACAAACACCAGCTTTTGTGGTTTTTGATAAGAATGGAGTAGTATTGAAAACTTATGATTATGATGAATTGATTGATTTTTTGAAGAACAATACACAATAGTTGGATGCAACCATCTTCCCAGCTACCCAAAAATGTTCTAATGGAAATTAGAGAGTATAAATTTGGTTCTTCATTCATTTAAGGATGCTACAATCCTAGAGAAATAATTTTTGAGTTCAAGTGAGATTATTAAGAAAAACACTTTAGTTAACGGTGCTTTAGTTGAACCAAATTAATGAATATCTCGAAATCAAGTGTTCCAGAAACGGGCGCTTTTCTAGAATAAGTAAAGCCCTTTTTTAATTGTCTTGATCATAAATATAACTGATCAACAACTGGATATTTATGTTAAAATATGAGGAGATTTAAATTTGGTGTCCTTCAACTAAAGAAGCAGGATAGTTGAACAAGAAGTAGTGTTAAACTCTACTTTAAAAGGGGAATGAATGTGCCAATTCCAGAAATAACCTTAGAAGAGATAGAGAATATCGCTGATGAAAAAGATGAAATTTACAGAGGATATCTACACTCCATTGATGATATATACACTCTTTATTCAGTTTATATCAATCATAATAAAGTAGCTGTATGCAACATAATAAAAGCAGAAAACGGATATGAAATTATTGATTTTATAGGTTCTCATAGTGTGATTAAAATTATTGAAAAGAAAATTGAAAATTGGAAATGATTTATCTTCAGCTAACGGGTTCTTTAGTTGAAGAAGAAAGAGCATTTTCCGATAAGGAATTTGCTCTTTTTTTGTGGTCGAAATTGCATTCGTTCTTTCACCTAAAATTGCAGGTCTTCAATAATTATTGTAGATGTGCAAATTTGGGTGCATTTTCTTATGCAAATAACTACTGAAACCACATATGAACATTGATATAACAACAAATAATTAGCGACAAATTGCTATGCAATTCAACGC is a window encoding:
- a CDS encoding GNAT family N-acetyltransferase, giving the protein MTLQFVKLTEPTTTIIEAFNRWENDPKLVPFIRPSKNQEELEQRKEVTLEGLKKRLADHDVFLIYQGDKLIGEMNYMVNPGHLYKNEEKTAWIGINIGELEGRGKGVGYDAILYIEEQIKKAGINRVELGVFEFNEQAHKLYQKLGYKEITRIADLTFWNGKMWCDIRMEKYL
- a CDS encoding helix-turn-helix transcriptional regulator, whose product is MFRTTKNIYRALADSTRREILNLLSKGEQTQSDIVKEFNISQPAINKQLKILKEEGFIHVRKSGRYRYYSLERETFEVAYRQMVGEIGTMLDQTLMDLKHYVENKEEDDD
- a CDS encoding PDZ domain-containing protein — protein: MIKSKNVKRSIWIDSSLKKVWKALTEEKELLRWYTWDCEINFSEGGTGNYNHGWGAWTSGIFEEIVEFEKFVLRTGVHERTITTLTPEKSGVRVTIEYEVPSLENEPGIKENMAFGTYQFMTNLKSVLEKEEDLRPVFWKSWIGIQHTTSKLESTKELGSVVISVKEGTPAEQAGLEVGDIITTVNGEQIGTFDDLEYLLTTTEVNSYLSLTVERNESVKELRSMTVRYPVDYRTKVEW
- a CDS encoding DUF4440 domain-containing protein, translated to MEQTILDEFKKFLVEYRASWNSSNSERMSAHQSKDLEVRWANPDAVVSDWGNEEAKQGWVQAYKQYQGRNPKWIFEDVLIDINKQKEGVAVFWVRFKLDGEMTDVKLLFVETFRKENNEWKKIREYVENSFTN
- a CDS encoding amidase family protein — protein: MEKEVKFNKYCKEELTINELQEFMEIGYLSSKELVMYYLDRIASYDQDGRCLNSILEVNPDSIFIAESLDHERKVKGIRGPLHGIPVLLKDNIDTADSMHTSAGTLALENNISTKDAFLVERLREAGAVILGKTNMTELANGMASDMWAGYSSRGGQVLNPYGDPNLFVGGSSSGSAVAVAANFTVLSIGTETDASILSPAIQNSVVGIKPTVGLVSRSGIIPFTYSQDTAGPFARTVTDAALLLETLVGYDQRDTATHKSFDRCDIDYSSHLDKKGLEGARIGVFRNASDKFYQSGEYSEDLFLQAIHNLNDQGANIIDNIEIPSFNREWKLGVGLYELKHSLDNYLSQLPPQSPVHSISQLIQFNNKIEKRALKYGQNKLEQREKLQNTLRSPEYLKAKIDDLYFSQEKGIDYTLEKYNLDAILFPSYVGSTICAKAGYPTIAVPAGYMENGRPFGVTFAGTAFSEGTLIKVAYAFEQATKARKAPCVDNFETV
- a CDS encoding CbrC family protein encodes the protein MELPKFKYNPDPVLLKVFEREKTLCPACKKSSEYSYVGPFYSVEEVEGICPWCIKDGTAAKLFDGEFQDVEGCEDVSNEEYINELIFRTPGYLGWQQEYWLSHCGDFCAIKNYVGWEDVKDLEEELYGDIKRICDELQITEEVFKKSLINGGDHQGYLFQCIKCGKYRLHSDLS
- a CDS encoding lipoprotein — translated: MMVKKSILFILIALFLTGCNELENYKKDALELWKNGAGDKYSIHMFRGNGSNSKESERIITLNKYEKFDAIYSHRYIEDDTSIGANDIDYLKAWGEKEYPFYLIVSKGGIALKTTSVNDIEEFFEKNGGQLKGDRE
- a CDS encoding putative quinol monooxygenase, which gives rise to MNKFSLFSKFTVQEGERDTMIDILLEAAESMKNLDECEIYLVNISESEPNSVYVYEVWSSENAHQASLSLEATQTLIGRAKPIITGMERINTLKTNGGKGIL
- a CDS encoding CbrC family protein, translated to MELPKFKYNPDPVLLKVFEREKTLCPACKKSSEYSYVGPFYSVEEVEGICPWCIKDGTAAKLFDGEFQDVEGCEDVSNEEYINELIFRTPGYIGWQQEYWLSHCGDFCAIKNYVGWEDVKDLEEELYGDIKRICDELQITEEVFKKSLTNGGDHQGYLFQCVKCGKYRLHSDLS